The following proteins are encoded in a genomic region of Streptococcus constellatus subsp. constellatus:
- a CDS encoding LysR family transcriptional regulator, which translates to MDIIQMTYFINIVECGCNLSIAAKKIHISQSALSQFVTNFETAEGLQLFNRRNGRLESLTEAGGKIYRFATEIVNRYEEMQSMIHREAQKQKGTISLGIPSLILRVYFASVLPKFLKDNPHINIQVVEGGSKDLRQKFIEGDLNFVLLIEPTSLDTKKYEQYIIQVDEYAAYMDKNHPLADKEFLEWKDIAAYDLATFNKSFTTYELITEKLKNKKIKTNFTYLSSTWDFLTESTYENDMIAILPRPVEYFVDKDKFKVVRFKDPIPFNIWFCRPYKTNYNEVEAYVYEELLKDYYQPISEP; encoded by the coding sequence ATGGATATTATTCAAATGACGTATTTTATTAATATCGTTGAATGTGGATGTAATCTTTCAATTGCTGCTAAAAAAATTCATATTAGTCAATCTGCTTTGAGTCAATTTGTCACAAATTTCGAAACCGCTGAAGGACTTCAGCTTTTTAATCGTAGAAACGGAAGGCTAGAAAGTCTGACAGAAGCTGGTGGGAAAATTTATCGTTTTGCAACTGAAATTGTTAATCGTTACGAAGAAATGCAGTCCATGATTCATAGAGAAGCCCAGAAACAAAAAGGTACCATTAGTTTAGGTATTCCTTCTTTGATTTTACGCGTTTACTTTGCCAGTGTGCTCCCCAAATTTTTAAAGGATAATCCACACATCAATATTCAAGTTGTAGAAGGTGGAAGCAAGGATTTACGTCAAAAATTTATCGAAGGCGATTTGAATTTTGTTTTATTGATTGAACCAACTAGTTTGGATACAAAAAAATATGAGCAATATATTATCCAAGTCGATGAATATGCGGCTTACATGGACAAAAATCATCCTTTAGCGGATAAAGAATTTTTAGAATGGAAAGACATCGCTGCTTATGATTTGGCAACCTTTAATAAATCATTTACCACTTATGAATTGATAACAGAGAAATTAAAAAACAAAAAAATAAAAACGAATTTTACCTATTTATCATCAACGTGGGACTTTTTAACAGAGTCCACGTATGAGAACGATATGATTGCTATTTTACCTCGTCCAGTAGAGTACTTTGTAGATAAAGATAAATTTAAAGTTGTCCGTTTTAAAGATCCGATACCATTTAATATTTGGTTCTGCAGACCTTATAAAACAAATTATAACGAAGTTGAAGCATATGTTTATGAAGAACTTTTAAAAGATTATTATCAGCCTATTTCAGAGCCTTGA
- a CDS encoding MBL fold metallo-hydrolase, producing the protein MAKLTLQEYQFGDMKLIWLRGADKMTDAGTLFGPVPKVVWSRYYPTTKENMMVELTDPILIQYKDKNYLIDASFNTAKLSDKQRRNLGILSESRIEESLETLGLTPKDISHVLMTHMHHDHSGGLTKLDENNQLVSTFPKAKIFVNDIEWYEMMNPNNRTRGTYLRENWEPIQHQVETFTEYLNIIPEIQLVHTGGHSNGHSIILLKQGKETMIHMADLLLTHAHRKPVWVAAVDDYPMRSIIAKEKWLKEAFENHYKFFFYHDQFFAVAEFDHEGKEIVDYVKRIREPRLLFTDKQDRKPALYH; encoded by the coding sequence ATGGCAAAACTCACTCTACAAGAATATCAATTTGGAGACATGAAACTAATTTGGTTACGTGGTGCTGATAAAATGACGGATGCAGGCACTCTCTTTGGCCCTGTACCAAAAGTTGTTTGGTCACGCTATTATCCAACAACTAAAGAAAATATGATGGTTGAATTGACAGATCCCATATTGATTCAATACAAGGACAAAAACTATTTAATTGATGCAAGTTTTAATACTGCTAAACTTTCGGATAAACAGAGACGAAATCTAGGAATTTTATCCGAAAGCAGAATTGAGGAAAGCTTAGAAACCTTAGGGTTGACACCAAAAGATATTTCTCATGTGTTGATGACTCACATGCACCACGATCACTCTGGCGGTTTAACGAAATTAGATGAAAACAATCAATTGGTTTCAACCTTTCCCAAGGCTAAGATTTTTGTCAATGATATTGAATGGTATGAAATGATGAATCCAAACAATCGAACGCGAGGAACCTATCTCAGAGAAAATTGGGAGCCGATTCAGCATCAAGTCGAGACATTCACTGAATATTTAAATATCATTCCAGAAATTCAACTAGTTCATACTGGCGGGCATAGCAATGGTCATAGTATTATTTTACTGAAACAGGGAAAGGAAACGATGATCCATATGGCAGATTTGCTCTTAACCCACGCGCATCGTAAGCCTGTTTGGGTTGCTGCTGTAGATGACTATCCTATGCGTTCTATTATTGCAAAAGAAAAATGGCTCAAGGAAGCATTTGAAAATCATTATAAATTTTTCTTTTATCATGATCAATTTTTTGCTGTTGCAGAATTTGACCATGAAGGAAAAGAAATTGTTGATTATGTAAAGCGGATTCGTGAACCAAGACTTCTATTTACCGATAAGCAAGATAGAAAACCTGCTTTATATCATTAA
- the dprA gene encoding DNA-processing protein DprA, whose amino-acid sequence MDNFDIYKLKTAGLTNQQVINVLEYAEIREKELSVKDMAVVSECRNPALFIEKYLQLDDDLLRQEFEKFPSFSILEDVYPWDLSEIYNPPVLLFYKGNLDLLKLPKVAVVGSRNSSRVGSQSVQKIIKELNNELVIVSGLARGIDTSAHMAALQNGGRTIAVIGTGLDVFYPRANKKLQSYLGEHHLVLSEYGPEAEPLKFHFPERNRIIAGLCRGVIVAEAKMRSGSLITCERAMEEGRDVFAIPGSILDGRSDGCHHLIQEGAKCIASGADVLSEFQF is encoded by the coding sequence ATGGATAATTTTGATATTTATAAACTAAAAACAGCTGGTTTGACCAACCAACAAGTCATCAATGTATTGGAATACGCAGAAATTCGCGAAAAAGAATTGTCAGTCAAAGATATGGCAGTTGTCTCCGAATGTCGTAATCCTGCTCTTTTTATTGAAAAATATTTACAATTAGATGATGATTTATTACGTCAAGAATTTGAGAAATTCCCATCTTTTTCTATCTTGGAAGATGTATATCCTTGGGATTTGAGTGAAATTTATAATCCACCCGTTCTTCTTTTTTATAAAGGTAATTTGGATTTACTAAAATTACCTAAAGTAGCTGTTGTAGGAAGTCGGAATAGTAGCCGAGTAGGCAGTCAATCCGTTCAAAAGATTATTAAAGAGCTAAACAATGAATTGGTTATCGTGAGTGGTTTAGCACGCGGAATTGATACCTCAGCTCACATGGCAGCATTGCAAAATGGTGGTCGAACAATTGCAGTTATCGGAACGGGTCTAGACGTTTTTTATCCAAGGGCGAATAAAAAACTCCAATCGTATTTGGGAGAACATCATCTAGTACTTAGTGAATATGGTCCTGAAGCAGAGCCATTAAAATTTCATTTTCCAGAGCGTAATCGGATTATAGCAGGATTGTGTAGAGGGGTTATTGTTGCTGAAGCCAAAATGCGCTCAGGCAGCCTTATTACTTGTGAGCGAGCAATGGAAGAAGGGCGAGATGTATTTGCTATTCCAGGGTCAATTTTAGATGGAAGAAGTGATGGCTGTCATCATTTGATTCAGGAAGGAGCAAAATGCATCGCATCAGGGGCTGACGTACTTTCTGAATTCCAATTTTAA
- a CDS encoding acyl-CoA dehydrogenase family protein: protein MSKNSTTATMLDSYVNTAIRNYVREYDESNDFPREIWDNLANDMKIFSPILSEKNHTLSSDFITFIRKIANEFAALSAILLTQGCYGIYSILNFGTAEQKELYLEKLLKGNCIAGLGFCEYKHLNGLEDLETYATKTEQGWYLSGKKAMISNSSVADILLILAKVKEQSKEETYGLFIVDPNDSDVLIGEQIEKPGLIGLPLSSVTLENVLLPKHALLGGELLGDVQFANIIKNMQLGLSAIALGIAEGAFKKGLEFAKVKREFGKRLIDVEVHQHKFADLYNKLCSAEAYFDSYPSQIEEDAKFVSRIKLYTTKVAIEISDEIIRLIGPFQKFDKINIRRYLKDAEIIENYGRSGNSIRREIAERWLKE from the coding sequence ATGTCAAAAAATAGCACTACAGCAACAATGCTTGATTCATATGTAAATACAGCAATTAGAAACTATGTAAGAGAATATGATGAGTCAAATGATTTCCCAAGAGAGATATGGGATAATTTAGCGAATGATATGAAGATATTTTCGCCCATTTTATCTGAAAAAAATCATACATTGAGCTCTGATTTCATCACATTTATCCGAAAAATTGCTAATGAATTTGCTGCTCTTTCAGCTATTTTATTAACCCAAGGCTGCTATGGCATCTATTCTATTTTAAATTTTGGGACAGCAGAGCAAAAGGAGTTATATCTTGAAAAATTACTGAAAGGCAACTGCATAGCAGGGCTGGGATTTTGTGAATATAAGCACTTAAATGGACTGGAAGACCTAGAAACCTATGCAACAAAAACTGAGCAGGGCTGGTATCTATCAGGGAAAAAAGCCATGATTTCTAATAGCAGTGTTGCAGATATATTATTAATTTTGGCAAAAGTAAAAGAACAAAGTAAGGAAGAGACGTACGGACTCTTTATTGTCGATCCGAATGATTCAGATGTTCTGATTGGTGAACAAATTGAAAAGCCAGGGTTAATCGGTCTCCCTTTGAGTTCAGTTACTTTAGAAAATGTCTTACTCCCAAAACATGCTTTACTGGGAGGTGAATTGCTTGGAGATGTACAATTTGCTAACATTATCAAGAATATGCAACTTGGTTTAAGTGCTATTGCGTTAGGGATTGCTGAGGGAGCTTTTAAGAAAGGACTTGAATTTGCAAAAGTGAAAAGAGAATTTGGTAAGCGCTTGATTGATGTCGAGGTTCACCAACATAAGTTTGCTGATTTGTATAATAAACTATGCTCGGCAGAAGCTTATTTTGACTCCTATCCTAGTCAGATAGAAGAAGACGCAAAATTTGTTTCTCGCATAAAATTATACACAACTAAAGTTGCAATTGAAATATCCGATGAAATTATTAGACTTATCGGGCCTTTTCAAAAATTTGATAAAATTAATATCAGACGTTACTTAAAGGATGCTGAGATTATTGAAAATTATGGTAGGTCTGGAAATTCTATTAGACGAGAAATTGCTGAAAGATGGCTAAAGGAGTAA
- the ylqF gene encoding ribosome biogenesis GTPase YlqF, whose protein sequence is MVTIQWFPGHMSKARRQVQENIKFVDFVTILVDARLPLSSQNPMLTKIVSDKPKLLILNKADLADSDVTKEWRRYFESQGIKTLAINSKEQSTVKKVTEAAKSLMKEKIARQKERGIQIETLRTMIIGIPNAGKSTLMNRLAGKKIAVTGNKPGVTKGQQWLKSNKDLEILDTPGILWPKFEDEKVALKLALTGAIKDDLLPMDEVTIFGINYFKEHYPKELRERFKQIDLKEEAPEIIMDMTQKLGFRDNYDRFYQLFIKEIRDGKVGRYTLDMLGDLNGND, encoded by the coding sequence ATGGTAACAATTCAATGGTTTCCAGGACACATGTCAAAAGCTCGGAGACAAGTACAAGAAAATATCAAATTTGTGGATTTTGTGACAATTTTAGTAGATGCGCGTTTGCCATTATCTAGTCAAAATCCTATGCTAACTAAAATCGTGAGTGATAAGCCCAAGCTTCTTATTTTAAATAAGGCGGATTTAGCTGATTCTGATGTGACGAAAGAGTGGCGAAGATATTTTGAAAGTCAAGGTATCAAGACCTTGGCAATCAATTCTAAAGAACAATCAACTGTTAAAAAAGTCACAGAAGCAGCTAAGTCATTAATGAAAGAAAAAATTGCTCGGCAAAAAGAACGTGGGATCCAAATTGAAACATTGCGGACTATGATTATCGGCATCCCGAACGCTGGTAAATCAACCCTGATGAACCGTTTAGCTGGGAAAAAAATCGCTGTGACTGGAAATAAACCAGGTGTTACCAAGGGGCAGCAGTGGCTCAAGTCTAATAAGGACTTGGAAATTTTAGATACTCCAGGGATTCTCTGGCCTAAGTTTGAGGATGAAAAAGTAGCTTTAAAACTCGCTTTAACAGGAGCAATTAAAGACGATTTGCTCCCAATGGATGAAGTTACTATTTTCGGAATCAATTATTTTAAAGAACATTATCCAAAAGAGCTTCGAGAACGGTTCAAGCAAATAGACTTGAAAGAAGAAGCACCGGAAATAATTATGGATATGACACAGAAATTAGGATTTCGCGATAATTATGACCGGTTTTATCAGCTTTTTATCAAAGAGATTCGTGACGGAAAAGTAGGGCGATATACATTGGATATGCTGGGAGACTTGAATGGCAACGATTAA
- a CDS encoding 3-oxoacid CoA-transferase subunit B, with protein sequence MKPKEIIARRIALEFKDGDVINLGFGIPNASADYIPEGVNVILQAENGALRFGETPTKENYNANLANSGGAPITLLPGASLFDLQTSFAIIRGGHVDATVLGALEVSQDGSIANWIIPDKFAPGMGGAMDLLVGAKKVIAAIQHTTVDGQSKLLKECTLPLSAKGVLDLVITELAVFGFQDGKFLLKELAPGVTLEEVLEKTAGDVIVSEDLKTMSI encoded by the coding sequence ATGAAACCAAAAGAAATTATTGCAAGACGTATCGCACTTGAATTTAAGGATGGAGATGTCATCAACCTTGGTTTTGGGATTCCGAACGCTTCTGCTGATTACATTCCTGAAGGTGTGAATGTGATTCTTCAAGCAGAAAATGGGGCACTTCGTTTTGGTGAGACACCGACAAAAGAAAACTACAATGCGAATCTGGCCAACTCTGGTGGAGCCCCCATTACTCTTTTACCAGGAGCGTCTTTATTTGATCTTCAAACTTCTTTCGCTATTATTCGTGGAGGTCATGTTGATGCGACAGTTTTAGGAGCGCTAGAAGTCAGCCAAGATGGCAGTATTGCAAACTGGATTATTCCTGACAAATTCGCGCCAGGAATGGGAGGGGCTATGGATCTTCTCGTTGGTGCTAAAAAAGTTATCGCTGCCATCCAACATACAACTGTTGATGGACAGTCAAAATTGCTGAAAGAGTGCACATTGCCTCTATCAGCTAAAGGAGTTTTGGATTTAGTCATCACAGAACTAGCGGTATTTGGCTTTCAAGATGGTAAATTCCTGCTAAAAGAATTAGCACCCGGCGTCACTCTGGAAGAAGTCCTTGAAAAAACAGCTGGTGACGTAATTGTGTCGGAAGATTTAAAAACAATGTCTATCTAG
- a CDS encoding ribonuclease HII, with amino-acid sequence MATIKEIQKQLEQVTGLDDPFFKALAHDERTGVKKLVVKRRKAIQDEYEEDARLEKMLCYEKDFYAQGIEWIAGIDEVGRGPLAGPVVAAAVILPKDSKIKGLNDSKKISKKKHETIYQEVLKQAVAIGIGIKDNQVIDEVNIYEATKLAMIEAVRNLKITPQHLLIDAMKLDLQIPQTSIIKGDANSLSIAAASIVAKVTRDRMMTDYDLTYPGYDFAHNVGYGTQHHLEGLKRRGITPIHRKTFEPIKSMIKKAEDQK; translated from the coding sequence ATGGCAACGATTAAAGAAATTCAGAAACAGTTGGAACAAGTTACTGGTTTGGATGATCCATTTTTTAAAGCGCTGGCTCATGATGAGCGGACTGGGGTAAAGAAATTGGTTGTTAAGCGTCGCAAAGCAATTCAAGACGAGTATGAAGAAGACGCTCGATTGGAAAAAATGCTATGCTATGAAAAAGATTTTTATGCACAGGGTATAGAATGGATTGCCGGCATTGATGAAGTTGGTCGTGGTCCTTTGGCCGGTCCTGTTGTGGCTGCGGCAGTTATTTTACCTAAAGACTCTAAAATAAAAGGTCTCAACGATAGCAAGAAAATTTCTAAGAAAAAACATGAAACAATCTATCAAGAAGTGCTAAAGCAAGCGGTTGCAATTGGTATTGGTATCAAGGATAATCAAGTTATTGATGAAGTGAATATCTATGAAGCAACGAAGTTGGCTATGATAGAAGCAGTTAGAAATCTTAAAATTACTCCACAACATCTTCTGATTGATGCCATGAAGCTAGATCTTCAAATACCACAGACATCTATCATCAAAGGAGATGCTAATTCACTCTCCATTGCGGCTGCTTCAATCGTAGCAAAAGTGACTAGGGATCGCATGATGACAGATTATGACTTAACTTATCCAGGTTATGACTTTGCACACAATGTTGGTTATGGAACTCAGCATCATTTAGAAGGATTGAAACGTAGAGGAATTACTCCTATCCACCGGAAAACCTTTGAACCAATTAAATCTATGATTAAAAAGGCAGAGGATCAAAAATGA
- a CDS encoding CoA transferase subunit A, which produces MHIVTLPEAISKIKSGDMVGISGFLGVGEPFELIEELIRQNQQNLTIVSVVTSQPGKEVGVGRLCENHQVKKYIAAHVGTSAAVQHEYFSGDMEVEFTPMGTVVERLHAAGAGLGAVLTPTGVGTILENDYEKVVRNGREYLVYDPLKIDVALIKATKSDKYGNLYIDGTTKNISLQLALAADTVIVETNDIVEVGEIDPNDIYIPGILVDYVVKSLTAEEHHEMMGDLWTETKKFAGVV; this is translated from the coding sequence ATGCACATTGTAACATTACCAGAAGCAATTTCTAAGATTAAATCTGGCGATATGGTTGGCATCTCAGGCTTTCTTGGGGTAGGTGAACCATTTGAACTCATTGAAGAGCTGATTCGACAAAATCAACAAAACTTAACAATAGTATCGGTGGTGACTTCACAACCCGGTAAAGAAGTTGGTGTTGGTCGTTTATGCGAAAACCACCAAGTAAAAAAATACATCGCTGCTCATGTGGGAACTTCTGCAGCAGTGCAACATGAATATTTTAGCGGTGATATGGAAGTTGAGTTCACACCAATGGGAACTGTGGTGGAACGACTTCACGCTGCTGGAGCCGGTTTAGGAGCTGTCTTGACTCCTACTGGTGTAGGTACTATTTTGGAAAATGACTATGAAAAAGTAGTCCGTAATGGCAGAGAATATCTGGTTTATGATCCTTTGAAAATCGATGTTGCTTTGATTAAAGCTACCAAGTCAGACAAATATGGTAATTTATATATTGACGGTACAACTAAAAATATTTCATTGCAGCTAGCGCTTGCAGCTGATACAGTCATTGTCGAAACTAATGACATTGTTGAAGTTGGTGAAATCGATCCCAACGATATATACATTCCAGGAATCCTTGTAGATTATGTTGTTAAAAGTTTGACTGCTGAAGAACATCATGAAATGATGGGGGACCTCTGGACGGAGACAAAAAAATTTGCAGGGGTAGTGTAA
- a CDS encoding sugar O-acetyltransferase, with protein sequence METEYEKMIAGQLYNPQDPELRKLVSRSRKFQYTFNAERDDKRRSDLVKEWLGSTGESISMKPNFVCDYGINIHLGENFYSNWNMTMLDVCPITIGKNALFGPNCQLLTPIHPLDAQERISGVEYGAPITIGDNFWAGGGVTILPGVTLGNNVVVGAGSVVTKSYGDNVVLAGNPARIIKELDKM encoded by the coding sequence ATGGAAACTGAATATGAAAAAATGATAGCGGGACAATTATACAATCCTCAAGATCCAGAATTACGCAAGCTTGTATCTCGTTCTCGCAAATTTCAATACACATTTAACGCAGAACGAGATGACAAAAGAAGAAGTGATTTAGTAAAAGAATGGCTTGGTTCTACTGGTGAAAGTATTTCTATGAAGCCAAATTTTGTTTGCGATTATGGTATCAATATACATTTAGGTGAGAATTTCTACTCTAATTGGAACATGACCATGCTTGATGTCTGCCCGATTACAATTGGAAAAAATGCATTGTTTGGGCCGAATTGTCAACTTCTGACTCCTATCCATCCCTTAGATGCACAAGAACGCATATCAGGTGTAGAGTATGGTGCACCGATAACTATTGGGGATAATTTCTGGGCAGGTGGTGGTGTAACGATTTTACCAGGAGTAACATTAGGTAACAATGTTGTCGTTGGTGCGGGATCAGTTGTCACTAAATCTTATGGTGATAATGTTGTTTTAGCAGGAAACCCAGCTCGGATTATTAAAGAATTAGATAAAATGTAA